The following proteins come from a genomic window of Malus sylvestris chromosome 4, drMalSylv7.2, whole genome shotgun sequence:
- the LOC126617962 gene encoding O-fucosyltransferase 29-like isoform X2: MGVVKAWRFSWTPAASKLALLQQHHQNGFNNGGEKKHVLSLRSPAPAPAIAIATKMTPSLSQKERKQTVMSWSWSLVCGLMLFGLGLISLFTGHVASDLEWYSQRLVMNTSLSSFYTKRKGNGREAIDVWKSSYSKFYYGCSQRGPRYAPAVKERSSNGYLLIATSGGLNQQRTGITDAVVVARILNATLVVPELDHHSYWKDDRFEPDMLAFSGCYYGGGDKERDEFAEIRKRWATLPDLSAEEERKRGKCPLTPYEVGLMLRALGFANDTYLYVASGEIYGGEETLRPLRELFPNFYTKEMLASEELKPFLPFSSRLAAIDYIVSDESDVFVTNNNGNMAKILAGRRRYMGHKRTIRPNAKRLSALFMARHQMNWETFSKKVKSCQKGFMGDPDEVKPGRGEFHEFPQACICQKPFKDNEKSNDRDHHSAGKTKSTYNVEKPGEKALQISIKRNMGKERLSSGDDEKDEVFPD; encoded by the exons ATGGGCGTGGTGAAGGCGTGGCGGTTCAGCTGGACTCCGGCGGCATCGAAGCTGGCTCTGTTACAGCAGCACCACCAGAACGGCTTCAACAATGGCGGCGAGAAGAAGCACGTGCTGAGCTTGAGATCACCCGCCCCGGCCCCCGCCATCGCCATCGCCACCAAAATGACGCCGTCGCTGTCGCAGAAGGAGAGGAAGCAGACGGTGATGTCGTGGTCATGGTCGCTGGTGTGTGGGCTGATGCTGTTTGGGCTGGGCCTGATTTCGCTCTTCACCGGTCACGTGGCATCTGATCTCGAGTGGTACTCCCAGCGCTTGGTCATGAACACTTCATTAAGTTCATTCTACACAAAGCGG AAGGGAAATGGGCGTGAGGCAATTGATGTTTGGAAGTCCAGCTACTCGAAATTCTACTACGGGTGCAGTCAAAGAGGGCCTCGCTATGCTC CGGCTGTGAAAGAGCGATCATCCAACGGGTATTTGCTGATTGCAACAAGTGGGGGGTTGAACCAACAAAGAACAGGA ATAACAGATGCAGTGGTAGTTGCCCGGATTCTTAATGCTACCTTAGTTGTACCCGAGCTGGATCATCATTCCTATTGGAAGGATGACAG GTTTGAACCTGATATGCTAGCATTTTCTGGGTGTTATTATGGCGGGGGTGATAAAGAGAGAGATGAGTTTGCTGAAATAAGGAAACGATGGGCGACATTACCT GATTTAAGCGCCGAGGAAGAGCGAAAGCGAGGAAAATGTCCACTGACTCCGTATGAAGTGGGTTTGATGCTGCGTGCACTTGGTTTTGCAAATGACACGTATCTCTACGTTGCTTCTGGAGAAATATATGGTGGGGAAGAGACTTTGAGACCTCTAAGAGAGCTCTTCCCAAATTTTTACACAAAGGAGATGCTTGCTAGTGAGGAGCTGAAACCTTTTCTTCCATTCTCCTCCCGTCTTGCTGCAATTGACTACATTGTCTCTGACGAAAGTGATGTATTTGTCACTAATAATAACGGGAATATGGCCAAAATTCTCGCAGGTCGAAG GAGGTATATGGGTCACAAGAGGACCATCAGGCCAAATGCTAAGAGGCTCAGTGCTTTGTTCATGGCTAGGCATCAGATGAATTGGGAAACATTTTCAAAAAAAGTAAAGTCATGCCAAAAAGGATTCATGGGTGACCCTGACGAGGTGAAACCTGGTCGGGGTGAATTCCATGAATTTCCACAGGCTTGCATCTGCCAGAAACCATTCAAAGATAATGAGAAGAGCAATGACAGAGATCATCACTCAGCAGGAAAAACCAAAAGTACATATAATGTAGAGAAACCAGGTGAGAAGGCTTTACAAATATCAATCAAGAGGAACATGGGAAAAGAGCGTTTATCCTCAGGAGATGACGAAAAGGATGAAGTTTTCCCAGACTAG
- the LOC126617962 gene encoding O-fucosyltransferase 29-like isoform X1, whose protein sequence is MGVVKAWRFSWTPAASKLALLQQHHQNGFNNGGEKKHVLSLRSPAPAPAIAIATKMTPSLSQKERKQTVMSWSWSLVCGLMLFGLGLISLFTGHVASDLEWYSQRLVMNTSLSSFYTKRKGNGREAIDVWKSSYSKFYYGCSQRGPRYAPAVKERSSNGYLLIATSGGLNQQRTGITDAVVVARILNATLVVPELDHHSYWKDDSDFIHIFDVDWFMSYLAKDVTVVRRVPEKVMRSMEKPPYTMRVPRKSEPEYYIEQVLPILLRRRVLQLTKFDYRLSSNLDDELQKLRCRVNYHALKFTKSIHELGQKLVMRMRKMAKRFIAVHLRFEPDMLAFSGCYYGGGDKERDEFAEIRKRWATLPDLSAEEERKRGKCPLTPYEVGLMLRALGFANDTYLYVASGEIYGGEETLRPLRELFPNFYTKEMLASEELKPFLPFSSRLAAIDYIVSDESDVFVTNNNGNMAKILAGRRRYMGHKRTIRPNAKRLSALFMARHQMNWETFSKKVKSCQKGFMGDPDEVKPGRGEFHEFPQACICQKPFKDNEKSNDRDHHSAGKTKSTYNVEKPGEKALQISIKRNMGKERLSSGDDEKDEVFPD, encoded by the exons ATGGGCGTGGTGAAGGCGTGGCGGTTCAGCTGGACTCCGGCGGCATCGAAGCTGGCTCTGTTACAGCAGCACCACCAGAACGGCTTCAACAATGGCGGCGAGAAGAAGCACGTGCTGAGCTTGAGATCACCCGCCCCGGCCCCCGCCATCGCCATCGCCACCAAAATGACGCCGTCGCTGTCGCAGAAGGAGAGGAAGCAGACGGTGATGTCGTGGTCATGGTCGCTGGTGTGTGGGCTGATGCTGTTTGGGCTGGGCCTGATTTCGCTCTTCACCGGTCACGTGGCATCTGATCTCGAGTGGTACTCCCAGCGCTTGGTCATGAACACTTCATTAAGTTCATTCTACACAAAGCGG AAGGGAAATGGGCGTGAGGCAATTGATGTTTGGAAGTCCAGCTACTCGAAATTCTACTACGGGTGCAGTCAAAGAGGGCCTCGCTATGCTC CGGCTGTGAAAGAGCGATCATCCAACGGGTATTTGCTGATTGCAACAAGTGGGGGGTTGAACCAACAAAGAACAGGA ATAACAGATGCAGTGGTAGTTGCCCGGATTCTTAATGCTACCTTAGTTGTACCCGAGCTGGATCATCATTCCTATTGGAAGGATGACAG TGACTTTATCCACATTTTTGATGTCGATTGGTTCATGTCTTATCTTGCAAAAGATGTCACGGTTGTCCGGAGAGTTCCTGAGAAAGTCATGCGGAGCATGGAAAAGCCTCCATATACCATGCGTGTGCCAAGGAAATCTGAACCTGAATATTATATTGAACAAGTTTTGCCTATACTCTTGAGGAGACGT GTTTTGCAATTGACGAAGTTTGATTATAGACTTTCAAGTAACCTTGACGATGAGCTGCAAAAGTTGCGTTGCCGTGTTAATTATCATGCACTTAAATTTACAAAATCTATACATGAACTCGGTCAGAAACTTGTTATGAGAATGCGAAAGATGGCAAAACGTTTCATTGCTGTTCACTTGAG GTTTGAACCTGATATGCTAGCATTTTCTGGGTGTTATTATGGCGGGGGTGATAAAGAGAGAGATGAGTTTGCTGAAATAAGGAAACGATGGGCGACATTACCT GATTTAAGCGCCGAGGAAGAGCGAAAGCGAGGAAAATGTCCACTGACTCCGTATGAAGTGGGTTTGATGCTGCGTGCACTTGGTTTTGCAAATGACACGTATCTCTACGTTGCTTCTGGAGAAATATATGGTGGGGAAGAGACTTTGAGACCTCTAAGAGAGCTCTTCCCAAATTTTTACACAAAGGAGATGCTTGCTAGTGAGGAGCTGAAACCTTTTCTTCCATTCTCCTCCCGTCTTGCTGCAATTGACTACATTGTCTCTGACGAAAGTGATGTATTTGTCACTAATAATAACGGGAATATGGCCAAAATTCTCGCAGGTCGAAG GAGGTATATGGGTCACAAGAGGACCATCAGGCCAAATGCTAAGAGGCTCAGTGCTTTGTTCATGGCTAGGCATCAGATGAATTGGGAAACATTTTCAAAAAAAGTAAAGTCATGCCAAAAAGGATTCATGGGTGACCCTGACGAGGTGAAACCTGGTCGGGGTGAATTCCATGAATTTCCACAGGCTTGCATCTGCCAGAAACCATTCAAAGATAATGAGAAGAGCAATGACAGAGATCATCACTCAGCAGGAAAAACCAAAAGTACATATAATGTAGAGAAACCAGGTGAGAAGGCTTTACAAATATCAATCAAGAGGAACATGGGAAAAGAGCGTTTATCCTCAGGAGATGACGAAAAGGATGAAGTTTTCCCAGACTAG